A window from Chrysemys picta bellii isolate R12L10 chromosome 2, ASM1138683v2, whole genome shotgun sequence encodes these proteins:
- the ZFAND1 gene encoding AN1-type zinc finger protein 1 isoform X4, giving the protein MAELAIGQHCGVEHCGQLDFLPFVCDGCSGVFCLQHRSRDSHGCSEVNIKSESMKLDEHRSYPCTYKGCNGKELLPVLCPYCKKRFCLRHRHQSDHECEKLDTPKPRMAATQKLVKDIIDSKKEEAVRSKRRKGAKNSETAAKVALMKLKMHACGDKSLPQTERIYFQVFLPKGSKEKSKSMFFCSKWSIGKVVDFAACLADLKNDNNKSTAKLALLWLNRVTALQNSPVPF; this is encoded by the exons ATTTTCTGCCCTTTGTATGTGATGGCTGTTCAGGAGTTTTTTG CCTTCAACATAGAAGCCGGGATTCTCATGGCTGTTCTGAG GTGAATATAAAAAGCGAGAGCATGAAATTGGACGAACATCGATCTTACCCATGCACGTATAAGGGCTGCAATGGAAAAGAGCTTTTACCAGTTTTATGCCCCTATTGCAAGAAACGGTTTTGCTTAAG ACACCGTCATCAGTCAGACCATGAGTGTGAGAAACTGGATACCCCTAAACCTCGCATGGCTGCTACTCAGAAGCTAGTTAAAGATATTATAG ATTCTAAAAAGGAGGAGGCAGTAAGAAGCAAAAGACGGAAAGGAGCAAAAAACAGTGAAACAGCAGCAAAGGTGGCACTAATGAAACTGAAAATGCATGCGTGTGGGGATAAGTCCTTGCCACAG ACAGAAAGAATTTACTTTCAAGTGTTTTTACCTAAGGGAAGCAAGGAGAAGAGCAAATCCATGTTCTTTTGCAGTAAGTGGAGTATTGGCAAAGTAGTAGATTTTGCAGCTTGCTTAGCAGACCTTAAAAATGACAACAACAAATCAACAGCCAAG CTCGCTCTTTTGTGGCTAAACAGAGTGACAGCCCTACAGAACAGTCCAGTACCTTTCTAA
- the ZFAND1 gene encoding AN1-type zinc finger protein 1 isoform X3 produces MAELAIGQHCGVEHCGQLDFLPFVCDGCSGVFCLQHRSRDSHGCSEVNIKSESMKLDEHRSYPCTYKGCNGKELLPVLCPYCKKRFCLRHRHQSDHECEKLDTPKPRMAATQKLVKDIIDSKKEEAVRSKRRKGAKNSETAAKVALMKLKMHACGDKSLPQTERIYFQVFLPKGSKEKSKSMFFCSKWSIGKVVDFAACLADLKNDNNKSTAKKLRLCHTASGEALPLDHTLATWLSNQECPLYNGGNIILEYLDNEDQFIEDTNSYLE; encoded by the exons ATTTTCTGCCCTTTGTATGTGATGGCTGTTCAGGAGTTTTTTG CCTTCAACATAGAAGCCGGGATTCTCATGGCTGTTCTGAG GTGAATATAAAAAGCGAGAGCATGAAATTGGACGAACATCGATCTTACCCATGCACGTATAAGGGCTGCAATGGAAAAGAGCTTTTACCAGTTTTATGCCCCTATTGCAAGAAACGGTTTTGCTTAAG ACACCGTCATCAGTCAGACCATGAGTGTGAGAAACTGGATACCCCTAAACCTCGCATGGCTGCTACTCAGAAGCTAGTTAAAGATATTATAG ATTCTAAAAAGGAGGAGGCAGTAAGAAGCAAAAGACGGAAAGGAGCAAAAAACAGTGAAACAGCAGCAAAGGTGGCACTAATGAAACTGAAAATGCATGCGTGTGGGGATAAGTCCTTGCCACAG ACAGAAAGAATTTACTTTCAAGTGTTTTTACCTAAGGGAAGCAAGGAGAAGAGCAAATCCATGTTCTTTTGCAGTAAGTGGAGTATTGGCAAAGTAGTAGATTTTGCAGCTTGCTTAGCAGACCTTAAAAATGACAACAACAAATCAACAGCCAAG AAATTAAGGCTGTGTCATACTGCATCTGGAGAAGCTTTGCCATTGGACCACACGTTGGCTACTTGGCTATCCAATCAAGAGTGTCCATTATATAATGGTGGAAACATTATTCTGGAATACCTTGATAATGAAGATCAGTTTATAGAAGATACAAATTCATATTTAGAGTAG
- the ZFAND1 gene encoding AN1-type zinc finger protein 1 isoform X1 has product MCEPLTLVGSSQPGRARSRHQPTKLVLGAAPGGAPAPDAGESGAAVGSPPSPSALAAGESGAPAGLYALLLGLCTPSNDNWDFLPFVCDGCSGVFCLQHRSRDSHGCSEVNIKSESMKLDEHRSYPCTYKGCNGKELLPVLCPYCKKRFCLRHRHQSDHECEKLDTPKPRMAATQKLVKDIIDSKKEEAVRSKRRKGAKNSETAAKVALMKLKMHACGDKSLPQTERIYFQVFLPKGSKEKSKSMFFCSKWSIGKVVDFAACLADLKNDNNKSTAKKLRLCHTASGEALPLDHTLATWLSNQECPLYNGGNIILEYLDNEDQFIEDTNSYLE; this is encoded by the exons ATGTGCGAGCCACTGACCCTTGTTGGCTCATCTCAGCCAGGCAGGgcccgctccaggcaccagcccaccaagcttgtgcttggggcggcacctggaggtgctccagctccggacgccggggagagcggagccgcagtgggctcgccgccctcccccagcgctctggccgccggggagagcggagccccggccgggctctacgccctcctcctggggctctgtACTCCATCAAACGATAACTGGG ATTTTCTGCCCTTTGTATGTGATGGCTGTTCAGGAGTTTTTTG CCTTCAACATAGAAGCCGGGATTCTCATGGCTGTTCTGAG GTGAATATAAAAAGCGAGAGCATGAAATTGGACGAACATCGATCTTACCCATGCACGTATAAGGGCTGCAATGGAAAAGAGCTTTTACCAGTTTTATGCCCCTATTGCAAGAAACGGTTTTGCTTAAG ACACCGTCATCAGTCAGACCATGAGTGTGAGAAACTGGATACCCCTAAACCTCGCATGGCTGCTACTCAGAAGCTAGTTAAAGATATTATAG ATTCTAAAAAGGAGGAGGCAGTAAGAAGCAAAAGACGGAAAGGAGCAAAAAACAGTGAAACAGCAGCAAAGGTGGCACTAATGAAACTGAAAATGCATGCGTGTGGGGATAAGTCCTTGCCACAG ACAGAAAGAATTTACTTTCAAGTGTTTTTACCTAAGGGAAGCAAGGAGAAGAGCAAATCCATGTTCTTTTGCAGTAAGTGGAGTATTGGCAAAGTAGTAGATTTTGCAGCTTGCTTAGCAGACCTTAAAAATGACAACAACAAATCAACAGCCAAG AAATTAAGGCTGTGTCATACTGCATCTGGAGAAGCTTTGCCATTGGACCACACGTTGGCTACTTGGCTATCCAATCAAGAGTGTCCATTATATAATGGTGGAAACATTATTCTGGAATACCTTGATAATGAAGATCAGTTTATAGAAGATACAAATTCATATTTAGAGTAG
- the ZFAND1 gene encoding AN1-type zinc finger protein 1 isoform X2, with translation MCEPLTLVGSSQPGRARSRHQPTKLVLGAAPGGAPAPDAGESGAAVGSPPSPSALAAGESGAPAGLYALLLGLCTPSNDNWDFLPFVCDGCSGVFCLQHRSRDSHGCSEVNIKSESMKLDEHRSYPCTYKGCNGKELLPVLCPYCKKRFCLRHRHQSDHECEKLDTPKPRMAATQKLVKDIIDSKKEEAVRSKRRKGAKNSETAAKVALMKLKMHACGDKSLPQTERIYFQVFLPKGSKEKSKSMFFCSKWSIGKVVDFAACLADLKNDNNKSTAKLALLWLNRVTALQNSPVPF, from the exons ATGTGCGAGCCACTGACCCTTGTTGGCTCATCTCAGCCAGGCAGGgcccgctccaggcaccagcccaccaagcttgtgcttggggcggcacctggaggtgctccagctccggacgccggggagagcggagccgcagtgggctcgccgccctcccccagcgctctggccgccggggagagcggagccccggccgggctctacgccctcctcctggggctctgtACTCCATCAAACGATAACTGGG ATTTTCTGCCCTTTGTATGTGATGGCTGTTCAGGAGTTTTTTG CCTTCAACATAGAAGCCGGGATTCTCATGGCTGTTCTGAG GTGAATATAAAAAGCGAGAGCATGAAATTGGACGAACATCGATCTTACCCATGCACGTATAAGGGCTGCAATGGAAAAGAGCTTTTACCAGTTTTATGCCCCTATTGCAAGAAACGGTTTTGCTTAAG ACACCGTCATCAGTCAGACCATGAGTGTGAGAAACTGGATACCCCTAAACCTCGCATGGCTGCTACTCAGAAGCTAGTTAAAGATATTATAG ATTCTAAAAAGGAGGAGGCAGTAAGAAGCAAAAGACGGAAAGGAGCAAAAAACAGTGAAACAGCAGCAAAGGTGGCACTAATGAAACTGAAAATGCATGCGTGTGGGGATAAGTCCTTGCCACAG ACAGAAAGAATTTACTTTCAAGTGTTTTTACCTAAGGGAAGCAAGGAGAAGAGCAAATCCATGTTCTTTTGCAGTAAGTGGAGTATTGGCAAAGTAGTAGATTTTGCAGCTTGCTTAGCAGACCTTAAAAATGACAACAACAAATCAACAGCCAAG CTCGCTCTTTTGTGGCTAAACAGAGTGACAGCCCTACAGAACAGTCCAGTACCTTTCTAA